One part of the uncultured Bacteroides sp. genome encodes these proteins:
- a CDS encoding DUF1848 domain-containing protein: protein MNKIKKEIVLENGDKVLAQTPIIISASRSTDIPAFYCDWFFHRLDVGYSAWKNPFNGVKSYVSYQETRLIVFWSKNPRPLLNYLDKLKEKNINCYIQFTLNDYVKEGLEKGVPSLENRIETFIDLVSKLGKGKVIWRFDPLILTDQITVDELLLKAKNIGDRLSGYTEKMVFSFADIENYNKVKNNLKRNNINYCEFKTEDMYRFSKGISEFNKKWGYELATCGEKIDLDCFGVKHNKCIDDNLILNLFSEDYILMDSLGFKRNLFGEFEKIKDNKDKGQRQSCGCVVSKDIGEYNTCPHLCEYCYANTSKEIALANYKRIKSNTNLSETIKGE from the coding sequence ATGAATAAAATAAAGAAAGAAATTGTTTTAGAAAATGGTGATAAAGTACTGGCTCAAACTCCAATTATTATATCGGCAAGTCGTTCGACTGATATTCCTGCATTTTATTGTGATTGGTTCTTTCATCGTTTGGATGTAGGATATTCCGCATGGAAAAATCCATTTAATGGAGTTAAGAGTTATGTGTCGTATCAAGAGACTCGCTTAATTGTTTTTTGGTCTAAAAACCCAAGGCCTCTTCTTAATTACCTGGATAAATTAAAAGAAAAAAATATTAATTGTTATATTCAATTTACTCTTAATGACTACGTAAAAGAAGGATTGGAAAAGGGAGTCCCTTCACTAGAAAATCGAATAGAAACATTTATAGATTTAGTTTCAAAACTTGGAAAAGGTAAGGTTATTTGGCGTTTTGATCCATTAATTTTAACGGATCAAATAACTGTTGATGAACTTCTTCTTAAAGCTAAGAATATAGGTGATCGATTATCTGGATATACAGAAAAAATGGTTTTTAGTTTTGCTGATATTGAAAATTACAATAAGGTGAAGAATAACCTAAAACGCAATAATATAAATTATTGCGAATTTAAAACGGAGGATATGTATCGTTTCTCAAAAGGAATTAGCGAGTTTAATAAAAAATGGGGGTATGAACTTGCTACCTGTGGAGAAAAAATAGATCTAGATTGCTTTGGAGTAAAACATAATAAGTGTATAGATGATAATTTAATATTGAATTTATTTTCTGAAGATTACATTTTAATGGATTCTTTAGGCTTTAAGAGAAATTTATTTGGTGAATTTGAAAAAATTAAAGATAATAAGGATAAAGGGCAGCGTCAATCCTGCGGATGTGTAGTTAGTAAAGATATAGGTGAATATAATACTTGCCCACACTTATGCGAATATTGTTATGCAAATACAAGCAAAGAAATTGCGCTAGCCAATTATAAACGAATAAAATCTAATACTAATTTATCAGAAACAATTAAAGGAGAATAA
- a CDS encoding 3'-5' exonuclease, producing MADYYFNIPPIDQLTVYQQGALKVTNAIALSGGPGTGKSVVSLYRHIVLTNQGKKSQLLTYTTTLSQYLKACCKILNEVASNNVTTTYKWVWNPISRDEIIVDEAQDVEIEKYKDLIINSPVISYGADESQSLYRGSTLSELKSMFPKNQLFTLGKNFRNTKCILKLAYSAFPDANVSLQEIESCISEGNRPVLFVTNGVASAQNTTILKIIEGFVGNGEAHNIAVLCPWGEKSVLYFYNLIKSKFPTCTYFYRKKGTDFGCEDISNIHITTFKSAKGLEFDTVIIPNFDLAFDDFSSYYALDWKHYYVGVTRAKTNLYLISSRNLEQINDCVEVEYL from the coding sequence ATGGCAGACTATTATTTTAATATACCTCCAATTGATCAATTAACAGTTTATCAACAAGGTGCTTTGAAAGTAACTAATGCAATAGCTCTTTCTGGTGGCCCTGGGACTGGAAAAAGTGTAGTGTCTTTATATCGTCATATTGTACTTACTAATCAAGGAAAAAAATCTCAGTTATTGACATATACTACAACATTGTCTCAATATTTAAAAGCTTGTTGTAAAATTCTAAATGAAGTGGCTTCTAATAATGTAACAACAACCTATAAATGGGTTTGGAATCCTATATCTAGAGATGAGATTATTGTAGATGAGGCTCAGGATGTTGAAATAGAAAAGTATAAAGACTTAATAATTAATAGTCCTGTAATATCTTATGGTGCAGATGAATCACAAAGTTTATATAGAGGATCTACTTTAAGTGAACTAAAAAGCATGTTTCCTAAAAATCAATTATTTACACTTGGGAAAAATTTTAGAAATACAAAATGCATATTAAAGTTGGCTTACAGTGCTTTTCCAGATGCGAATGTTTCTTTACAAGAAATTGAGTCATGCATTTCAGAAGGTAATAGGCCTGTTTTGTTTGTTACTAATGGGGTCGCTTCCGCACAAAATACTACAATTTTAAAGATTATTGAAGGATTTGTAGGTAATGGAGAAGCTCATAATATTGCTGTACTTTGTCCTTGGGGAGAAAAAAGTGTTTTATATTTTTATAATTTAATAAAAAGTAAATTCCCAACTTGTACATATTTTTATCGAAAAAAAGGAACTGATTTTGGTTGTGAAGACATTTCTAATATACATATTACTACTTTTAAATCAGCAAAAGGATTAGAATTTGATACAGTGATTATTCCTAATTTCGATTTAGCATTTGACGATTTCTCTTCATATTATGCTCTAGACTGGAAACATTATTATGTTGGAGTAACTAGAGCTAAAACAAATTTGTATCTGATTAGTAGTAGGAATCTAGAACAAATTAATGATTGTGTTGAAGTTGAATATTTATAA
- a CDS encoding antitoxin HicB encodes MKTVEVIVEHAGKNFSAYIEGAPIITVGNDMREIEDNMSEAIQLYLEDNPNPVELLVGEFELKFKIDAATFINYYSNIFTKAALSRITGINERQLWHYAAGVHKPRKTQLEKIQNGIKALTKELQAISLV; translated from the coding sequence ATGAAAACAGTAGAAGTGATTGTAGAACATGCAGGAAAGAATTTTAGTGCTTATATAGAAGGTGCTCCAATTATTACCGTCGGTAATGATATGAGAGAGATTGAAGATAATATGAGCGAAGCTATCCAACTGTATTTGGAAGATAATCCAAATCCTGTTGAATTATTGGTTGGAGAATTTGAACTTAAGTTCAAGATTGATGCTGCTACCTTTATTAATTACTACAGTAATATATTTACGAAAGCTGCATTGAGTAGAATTACAGGAATAAATGAACGCCAGCTATGGCATTATGCGGCAGGAGTGCATAAACCTCGTAAAACTCAGCTTGAAAAGATTCAAAATGGTATTAAGGCATTGACAAAAGAGCTTCAGGCCATTAGTCTGGTATAG
- a CDS encoding L-serine ammonia-lyase, iron-sulfur-dependent, subunit alpha: MNIHEVEKEQIISLVKREVVPAIGCTEPISVALCVAKAAEILGTFPVKIEAHLSANILKNAMGVGIPGTGMIGLPIAIALGALIGKSSYELEVLKDCTPDDVERGKQLIEQQAIHISLKENIEEKLYIEVVCEAEGKRSTAIISGGHKDFVYLAVDDNVLLDKRTASVAEKSEQDPELNLRKVYDFAMETPLEEISFILETKRLNMAAAELALDGDYGHGLGKTLQSKMERHIMGDNTFAHILSYTSAACDARMAGAMIPVMSNSGSGNQGISATLPVAVFAEENDNSEEELIRALMLSHLTAIYIKQSLGRLSALCGCVVAATGSSCGITYLMGGGYEQVSFAVKNMIANLTGMICDGAKPSCALKVSSGVSTAVLSAMLAMQQKCVTSVEGIIDDDVDRSIRNLTRIGSEAMNETDQMVLDIMTSKC; the protein is encoded by the coding sequence ATGAATATTCACGAAGTTGAAAAAGAACAGATTATCTCGCTGGTGAAGCGCGAGGTTGTTCCGGCAATTGGTTGCACAGAGCCTATTTCGGTAGCGCTTTGTGTGGCTAAAGCCGCCGAAATATTGGGTACGTTTCCAGTTAAAATTGAAGCTCATCTTAGCGCAAACATTTTAAAGAATGCGATGGGCGTGGGAATTCCAGGAACAGGAATGATTGGTTTGCCAATAGCAATTGCACTTGGTGCGTTGATTGGTAAGTCTTCCTATGAACTGGAAGTCCTGAAGGATTGTACCCCCGATGATGTGGAACGAGGCAAACAGCTTATAGAACAGCAGGCCATCCACATCTCCCTAAAAGAAAATATTGAAGAAAAACTCTATATTGAAGTTGTTTGCGAAGCCGAAGGTAAGCGTTCAACTGCTATTATCTCTGGTGGACATAAAGATTTTGTTTACCTGGCTGTTGATGATAATGTTCTTCTGGATAAACGTACGGCTTCTGTTGCTGAGAAATCAGAACAAGATCCGGAACTGAACTTGCGTAAAGTTTATGATTTTGCCATGGAAACGCCTTTGGAAGAGATATCCTTTATTCTTGAAACCAAACGACTGAATATGGCTGCTGCCGAACTTGCTCTGGATGGTGATTACGGACACGGACTGGGAAAAACTCTGCAAAGTAAAATGGAACGCCACATTATGGGCGATAACACGTTTGCGCATATTCTATCATATACTTCTGCTGCTTGCGATGCTCGTATGGCAGGAGCGATGATTCCTGTAATGAGTAATTCCGGTAGTGGTAACCAGGGAATCTCGGCTACACTTCCGGTGGCGGTTTTTGCTGAAGAAAATGACAATTCGGAAGAAGAACTGATTCGTGCCTTGATGCTTAGCCATTTGACTGCAATTTATATCAAACAAAGTTTAGGCAGACTGTCTGCTCTTTGCGGGTGTGTAGTAGCGGCTACCGGTTCCAGTTGCGGTATCACTTATCTGATGGGTGGTGGTTACGAGCAGGTTTCTTTTGCCGTAAAGAATATGATTGCAAATCTAACCGGAATGATTTGCGACGGTGCTAAACCTAGTTGTGCACTAAAGGTGAGCAGTGGTGTATCTACAGCAGTTCTGTCTGCCATGCTTGCCATGCAACAGAAATGTGTTACATCCGTAGAAGGAATTATTGACGATGATGTGGACCGTAGTATCCGCAACCTGACAAGAATAGGTTCCGAGGCTATGAATGAAACCGACCAGATGGTTTTGGATATTATGACTAGCAAGTGTTGA
- a CDS encoding SusC/RagA family TonB-linked outer membrane protein yields the protein MKKIIFSLICFSVFAVIANAQTRKVTGKVTFAEDGEAIPGVSVTVVGTTSGTITDVDGFYSVNVPSKASQISFSFIGYEKNIVNVAGKNVFNIALKSSNRTLDEIVVVAGGIQRTKREQGYTATKITAEELTASKPTSIAAGLTAKVPGLQVNAISSGVNPNFRLVLRGNRSLTGNNTALVVVDNAVVSPSVLTNINPEDIENIQVLNGAAGATLYGSEASNGVLLVTTKRGEAGKPKIRISNTTTLEQVNFLPKLQNKFGQGSTADGQVFDPIENQQFGPAFDGSLQKLGYALENGDQQYTTYKAKTDREDFWETGVQNQTDLSISLGNDKYTSYVSGQYLTSTGTTPGDKYNRISLRLNNTNKVLPNLDLQYNANYIENNYDITNATATIYSELLETPANIPIKSYKDWRNNKWANPEGWYNPWYGNPYWVADNYRKDAKNSYLTGKVELKWTPFSWLYLLNRASLSNRYYTEKSHTPKYTYSEYGSTVQGKTNKTGSVSDEQYNTSRFNYDFLVGVNKSIKDVSLNLILGWSYTDNKSKDTKESVTGLVIPGLYNVSNRTGVLTGSEENKHYRSYGLWGDFVAGYKNYLFLHLTGRNDWTSLLAKKNRSYFYPSADLSFIATDAFDALKDNSVLDYLKLRGAVSKTGNVNIDPYALSPTYDSTTGLSSGTFFTKNGTLVSDNLKPEITKGYEFGTEFRLFKGRIDAQLNFYHTSTTDQAIYASVAPSSGYSNYLINTGEVTNNGIESSLRITPVRTNDWEVSVGANYTHNKNLVKSLHPTLKKFGINGSSVVFAEEGQEVNQIIVSDYARDDQGRVIVDPNTGYPSKAADTKRIGNTTPKHRLGLDLRIKWKNFTLASLFEYRGGFNAAAISLGSELDFSGASARSAYYNRERFVFPNSSYLDASTGTYVKNTSITVADGGTGFWTSGAYNRGIYSNYVYKADYWKWREVSLTYQVPKSFLKKIPAIQDASISVQGRNLFLWTTKANEYTDPDYSANDNNAIGVSNLEQTPPTRYFGGTISLTF from the coding sequence ATGAAAAAAATTATTTTTTCACTAATATGTTTTTCCGTATTTGCTGTTATTGCAAATGCTCAGACCAGAAAAGTTACAGGAAAAGTAACTTTTGCTGAGGATGGAGAAGCAATTCCAGGAGTATCAGTCACTGTTGTAGGTACAACTTCTGGTACTATAACAGATGTAGACGGCTTTTATTCTGTAAATGTGCCATCTAAAGCTAGTCAGATATCTTTTTCATTTATAGGATATGAAAAAAATATTGTGAATGTTGCAGGTAAAAACGTATTCAATATTGCTTTAAAATCTTCAAATAGAACGCTCGATGAAATTGTAGTTGTAGCGGGAGGTATTCAACGTACAAAGAGAGAGCAGGGGTATACTGCTACAAAAATTACAGCCGAGGAATTAACCGCATCAAAACCGACTTCTATAGCTGCCGGTTTAACAGCTAAGGTTCCCGGATTACAGGTAAATGCTATATCAAGCGGTGTTAATCCAAACTTTCGTCTGGTATTAAGAGGTAACCGTTCATTGACTGGTAACAACACTGCATTGGTTGTTGTAGATAATGCTGTAGTTTCTCCTTCAGTATTAACGAATATAAACCCTGAAGATATTGAGAATATTCAGGTATTAAACGGAGCTGCCGGAGCTACATTATATGGATCGGAAGCTTCCAATGGTGTTTTACTTGTTACTACTAAAAGAGGTGAAGCCGGAAAACCTAAAATAAGGATTTCAAATACAACAACTCTTGAACAAGTAAATTTCTTGCCAAAGCTCCAAAATAAGTTTGGTCAGGGTAGTACTGCTGATGGCCAGGTCTTTGACCCGATTGAGAACCAGCAATTTGGTCCTGCATTTGATGGATCATTGCAAAAACTTGGTTATGCATTGGAAAATGGTGATCAGCAATACACTACTTATAAGGCAAAAACTGATAGGGAAGACTTCTGGGAAACTGGTGTGCAGAACCAGACTGATTTATCAATAAGTTTGGGTAATGATAAATATACTTCGTATGTGTCAGGACAGTACCTTACAAGTACAGGTACCACTCCGGGAGATAAATACAACAGAATATCTCTTCGTTTAAATAATACAAATAAAGTATTACCTAATCTAGATTTACAGTATAACGCTAATTATATTGAGAATAATTACGATATAACAAATGCTACTGCCACTATTTATAGTGAACTGTTGGAAACTCCGGCCAATATTCCGATAAAATCATATAAAGACTGGAGAAATAATAAATGGGCAAATCCTGAAGGTTGGTATAACCCTTGGTATGGGAATCCATATTGGGTTGCTGATAATTACCGTAAAGATGCAAAAAATTCCTATTTGACTGGAAAAGTCGAATTAAAATGGACTCCTTTTTCCTGGTTGTACCTCTTAAATCGTGCGTCTTTATCTAATAGATATTATACAGAGAAATCGCATACTCCTAAATACACATACAGTGAATACGGAAGTACCGTGCAGGGAAAAACGAATAAAACGGGTTCAGTATCAGATGAACAATACAATACTTCCCGATTCAACTATGATTTCCTTGTGGGAGTGAATAAATCAATCAAGGATGTTTCGCTTAATCTTATATTAGGCTGGTCGTATACCGATAACAAATCAAAAGATACCAAAGAATCAGTAACCGGACTGGTAATCCCTGGATTATATAACGTAAGCAACAGAACGGGTGTTTTAACTGGTTCTGAAGAGAATAAACATTATAGAAGCTATGGGTTGTGGGGTGATTTTGTTGCAGGATATAAGAATTATCTGTTCTTGCATCTCACAGGAAGAAATGACTGGACATCTTTGCTAGCCAAGAAGAATCGTTCTTATTTCTATCCGTCGGCCGACCTTTCTTTCATTGCCACTGATGCTTTTGATGCATTAAAGGATAATTCAGTTCTTGATTATTTGAAACTTCGTGGTGCTGTATCTAAAACTGGTAACGTGAACATTGATCCTTATGCACTATCGCCTACGTACGATTCAACTACAGGATTATCAAGTGGAACTTTCTTTACCAAAAACGGAACATTGGTTTCTGATAACTTAAAGCCCGAAATAACCAAAGGCTATGAATTTGGTACAGAATTCAGACTTTTTAAGGGAAGAATTGATGCGCAATTGAATTTCTATCATACAAGTACTACAGACCAAGCTATATATGCTTCTGTTGCTCCATCATCAGGATATAGCAATTACCTGATAAATACGGGAGAGGTTACTAATAATGGTATAGAGAGTTCATTACGGATTACTCCGGTAAGAACAAATGACTGGGAAGTAAGCGTTGGAGCAAATTACACTCATAATAAGAATCTGGTAAAATCATTGCATCCTACTCTAAAGAAGTTTGGAATTAATGGAAGTAGTGTGGTTTTTGCAGAAGAAGGACAGGAAGTAAATCAGATAATTGTTTCTGATTATGCTCGTGATGATCAGGGCCGTGTTATTGTAGATCCAAATACGGGTTATCCATCAAAAGCTGCAGATACAAAGCGTATTGGTAACACAACTCCAAAACACCGTTTAGGTCTGGACTTAAGAATTAAGTGGAAAAACTTCACATTGGCAAGCTTGTTTGAATATCGTGGTGGATTCAATGCTGCAGCCATATCGTTGGGTAGTGAACTTGACTTCTCCGGTGCTTCTGCCCGTAGTGCTTATTACAATCGCGAACGATTTGTATTCCCAAATTCATCTTATCTTGATGCATCAACAGGTACTTATGTAAAGAATACAAGCATAACAGTAGCCGATGGTGGTACAGGTTTCTGGACATCTGGTGCATATAACAGAGGCATTTATAGTAATTACGTATATAAAGCTGATTATTGGAAGTGGAGAGAGGTTTCACTTACATATCAGGTTCCAAAGTCATTCCTGAAGAAGATTCCGGCAATACAGGATGCTTCTATAAGCGTTCAGGGTCGTAATCTATTCTTGTGGACTACAAAAGCAAACGAATATACAGATCCTGATTACAGTGCAAATGACAATAATGCAATTGGTGTATCTAACTTAGAGCAAACACCTCCGACAAGATATTTCGGTGGAACTATTTCATTAACATTCTAA
- a CDS encoding SusD/RagB family nutrient-binding outer membrane lipoprotein, with product MNKYLNISKIAALLLVATLSSCDLDINDNPNSPTGSVVTPDLILPGAVNSTASDLAAYNNYGAFTAGFQVPGKGVSGYGDQYTYNFTSTTYTALWTDVFSHLKNYTSIIATAESDSKYALYGAAAHILKVYNYELLVDNYGDVPYTEGATGTDAVSPAFDKDEDVYPALVKELDAAILTLKDGISNAGSAKTLSPDPIFSGNLTKWIQFANNIKLRLLVKATGTSIDSFAQSAFKTFSSEGFLKEDALINPGYNASSNQNPFWTTFVSSIDGTITYPARFYLPSTYLFGFYNGTKLDDSKRGALIYVNFPNTPTAQLANETNNPATPQYAWGGKNDKASGIFKGRDAGVPAFLASETYFLLAEAALTGHELDGDAKSNFNKGIAASFSYLEKDKNNNLPAGSDPDGDATKYIQVNGLNYLANFDLALSQDQKLEAIITQKYIALNYIHSHEAWSEFRRTTYPKVSGTDAKTTFVSIRSQSTHSDRLPVRLLYPSDEINLNPNTPKLTNAFSDPIFWDQN from the coding sequence ATGAATAAATATCTGAATATATCAAAAATAGCTGCACTATTACTTGTAGCAACATTATCTTCATGTGATTTGGATATCAATGATAATCCTAATAGTCCAACCGGGTCGGTTGTTACTCCTGACTTGATTTTGCCGGGTGCTGTAAATTCAACTGCATCAGACTTAGCAGCTTATAATAATTACGGAGCTTTTACTGCCGGATTCCAGGTTCCGGGCAAAGGTGTAAGTGGTTACGGCGATCAGTATACTTATAATTTTACGAGTACTACATATACTGCATTATGGACAGACGTATTTTCTCATTTGAAAAATTACACATCAATTATTGCTACAGCCGAAAGTGATTCGAAGTATGCTTTATATGGTGCTGCTGCTCATATCCTTAAGGTTTATAATTATGAATTGCTGGTTGATAATTATGGCGATGTTCCTTATACTGAAGGTGCAACGGGAACAGATGCTGTTTCTCCTGCTTTTGATAAAGACGAAGATGTGTATCCTGCTCTGGTGAAAGAACTGGATGCAGCAATATTAACACTAAAGGACGGAATCAGCAATGCAGGTTCGGCTAAAACATTAAGTCCGGATCCTATATTTAGTGGCAATCTTACCAAATGGATTCAGTTTGCTAACAATATTAAATTACGCTTACTGGTAAAAGCTACAGGTACTTCAATTGATTCGTTTGCTCAGTCGGCATTCAAAACGTTCTCATCAGAAGGTTTTCTGAAAGAAGATGCTTTGATTAATCCCGGATATAATGCAAGCAGTAATCAGAATCCATTCTGGACAACATTTGTCAGCTCAATTGATGGAACAATTACTTATCCGGCTCGTTTTTATTTACCATCCACATATTTGTTCGGTTTTTATAATGGTACAAAGCTGGATGATTCAAAAAGAGGAGCCTTGATATATGTTAATTTCCCCAATACACCTACAGCACAGTTGGCGAATGAAACAAATAATCCGGCAACTCCTCAATATGCCTGGGGTGGAAAGAATGATAAAGCATCGGGTATCTTTAAAGGTAGAGATGCTGGTGTGCCTGCTTTTCTTGCTTCTGAAACATACTTCTTACTTGCAGAAGCTGCTTTGACAGGTCATGAACTTGATGGAGATGCAAAAAGTAATTTCAACAAAGGTATAGCTGCATCGTTCAGTTATCTGGAAAAGGATAAAAACAATAATTTGCCTGCTGGTTCTGATCCTGATGGCGATGCTACCAAGTATATTCAGGTAAATGGTTTAAATTATCTGGCAAACTTTGATCTGGCACTTAGTCAGGATCAAAAACTGGAAGCTATTATTACCCAGAAATATATTGCTTTGAATTACATACATTCTCATGAAGCATGGAGTGAATTCAGAAGAACCACATATCCGAAAGTTAGCGGAACTGATGCAAAAACAACTTTCGTTTCTATCAGATCTCAGTCAACGCATTCGGACAGATTGCCGGTACGTCTTCTTTATCCATCAGACGAGATTAATTTAAATCCCAATACTCCAAAGCTGACAAATGCATTTTCAGATCCTATATTCTGGGATCAGAACTAG
- a CDS encoding DUF1735 domain-containing protein, translating to MKKYISFIIAAFALTGLNSCLNDDSVFEDNGSKGIVELTLPARTTSTPYSVTTTTIEVKDEVELPIVVNYTGINGAPADVQVTLAIDDAAVSKYDATGSTLPLPAKNYELPSSNVVTILKGQKTATYTIKLKPKLFDLTKSYALGVKIASTTAGTVSGNYSTGIYSLPVKSPWEGKYRVTINWDFSGSTLGSYAQYYPETIEAQLKTQGPGVVRGTSVGDLFGSSTDYKFNADGTIGFSTTSANIKSITVLESHYDINNLTFYHKTSFKHPTYGDFVLEETFTRIGDLE from the coding sequence ATGAAAAAATATATAAGTTTTATTATTGCAGCATTTGCGCTGACGGGATTAAATTCTTGTTTGAATGATGATTCTGTCTTTGAAGATAATGGCTCAAAAGGAATAGTAGAGTTAACCCTTCCGGCAAGGACCACTTCGACTCCTTATTCCGTAACAACTACAACAATAGAAGTGAAAGATGAAGTAGAACTGCCCATTGTTGTAAATTATACAGGTATAAATGGTGCTCCGGCTGATGTTCAGGTAACATTGGCAATTGATGATGCTGCCGTGTCAAAATATGATGCAACAGGTTCAACTTTGCCTCTTCCTGCAAAGAACTATGAGTTACCTTCCTCGAATGTAGTTACTATACTTAAAGGGCAGAAGACAGCTACTTATACAATAAAGCTGAAACCAAAATTATTTGATTTGACTAAATCATATGCTTTAGGTGTTAAAATAGCAAGTACAACTGCCGGAACCGTAAGTGGAAACTATTCTACAGGTATTTATAGTTTACCTGTTAAAAGTCCTTGGGAAGGTAAGTACAGAGTTACAATTAACTGGGATTTTTCTGGCTCTACATTAGGTAGCTATGCTCAATATTATCCGGAAACAATAGAAGCTCAGTTAAAAACACAAGGCCCTGGAGTTGTTCGTGGAACTAGTGTAGGCGACTTATTCGGAAGTTCAACAGATTATAAGTTTAATGCGGATGGTACAATTGGTTTTAGTACAACCAGTGCAAACATTAAAAGTATTACGGTATTGGAAAGTCACTATGATATTAATAATCTGACTTTCTACCATAAGACCTCATTTAAACATCCGACTTATGGAGATTTTGTATTAGAAGAAACATTTACAAGAATTGGTGATTTGGAATAA